The genomic interval ACTGGTTCGAGCTGCCCGAATTCGACCCGACACCGACGGGGGTGCGGTCGGCGCTGGAGACGGTCCTGCACCGGATGCGCGCCTGGCTGCGCGAGACCGACACCGGAATGCTGGCGATCCGGACGCGCGGCGCGGTCGCGGTGGGTGGCGCCGCTGTCACCGATGCGGCCGCGGCGGCGGTGTGGGGGCTGGTGCGGTCGGCCCAGTCCGAGCATCCCGGCCGGTTCGTGCTGGTCGACTCCGACGGCAGCCCAGCGGGGCCGTTGCCCGCCGCCGAGCCCCAGATCGCCACGCGCGCAGGCGATGTGGTGGTCCCGCGATTGGTGCCCGCTTACGAACCCGCGACCGGCACGCCGTGGCGGGCGGAGGGCACCGTGCTGATCACGGGGGCGAGCGGGGTGCTCGCGGGTCTGGTGGCCAACCATCTGACCGTCCGCCACGGCGTGCGGCACCTGCTGCTGCTCAGCCGCGGTCCGATCGATGCGAATGCCCTCGGGTTGCCCGCCGACTGCACCGTGACCACCGCCGAATGCGATGTGTCCGACCGAGATTCGCTCGCCCGGGTGCTGGCCGGGATACCGGCGGAGCGGCCGCTCACGGCCGTGGTGCACGCCGCGGGCAGCGTCGACGACGGGCTGCTGGAGACGCTCACCCCGGACCAGTTCGAACGGGTGCTGCGCCCGAAGGTGGACGGCGCCTGGAATCTGCACGAACTCACCCGCGAACTGGACCTGTCGGCGTTCGTGCTGTTCTCGTCGGTCGCCGGGTTGATAGGCGCGGCCGGACAGGCCAACTACGCGGCCGCGAACGCCTGGCTGGAGGCGCTGGCGTGGCAGCGGCACACGCAAGGATTACCGGCCACCGCGCTGGCCTGGGGGTTGTGGGGCCGCAGCACCGGTGTGTCCGTTGCGCTCGGGGCGGCCGACCGGGCGCGGCTGGCCCGCTCGGGCATCCTGCCGCTGTCCGATGCGGAGGGGCTGGCCCTGTTCGACGGCGGATGCGCCGGAGACGACGCGGTCCCGGTGCTGGCCGCGCTGGACCGGACCCGGCTGGATCCGGCCGCCGCGCCGCCGCCACTGCGCGCTCTGGCCCGGCCGCGCCGCGAGTTCCGGCCCCGGCCCGAGCATCCGGCATCCGACATGCCGGATTTCCCAGCACGTTTCGCCTCGCTGCCGGGCACCGACCGGCAGGAGCTGGTGCACGACCTGGTACACGATCTGGTTGCCGCGGTGCTCGGGCACACCGGCGACCTGCCGACCACCGACCGCACCTTCACCGAGCTCGGGTTCGACTCGCTGACCGGAATGGAGCTGCGCACCCGGCTGGCGGCCGCCACCGGCCTGCGCCTGCCCGCGACCCTGGTGTTCGACCATCCCACACCGGACGCCCTCGCCGCGCACCTGCACACCAAACTGACCGCCGCCGCCGACGACGACGCCGACGCCGGCGCGGCACCCGTCCGGCGGCTGCCCGAGGCCGCGCCGGAAGCCGCCGACGACCCGGGCGGGGAGTCCGCATCGATCCTGCACATGGACGCCGCGGACCTGATCCGCATGGCGCACGGCGGCGCGTCGCGCTCGCACTCCACCGACTTCTGGACCGACGGCAACGACTTCTTCGACGACGACCAGGGGACGGCATGACCAACCCGAACGCCGAATTGACCGAGGCCCTGCGCGCCGCCCTGGTGGAGCGGGATCGGTTGCGGCGGGAGAACTCCCGGCTCGCCGAGCGGCTCGACGAACCGATCGCGGTGATCGGCATGAGCTGCCGCTTCCCCGGCGGCGTGCACGGCCCCGACCAGTGGTGGGAATTCCTGGCCGCCGGCGGCGACGGCATCACCGGCTTCCCCGAGGATCGCGGCTGGCGCGACGACGACCGCGCCGAGCGCGGCGACTACCCGAGAGTGGGCGGATTCCTCGATACCGCTTTGGATTTCGACCCGGACATGTTCGGGATCTCGCCGCGGGAGGCGCTGGCCACCGATCCGCAGCAGCGGCTGCTGCTGGAGGCGTCGTGGGAGGCGATCGAACACGCGCGCCTCGATCCGCTCGCACTGCGGGGGTCTCAGACGGCCGTGTTCGCGGGCGTGATGTATCACGACTACGCCGATCGGCTCGGCGCGGTGCCCGAACGCGTCGAGGGGCATCTGCGCACCGGCAGCCTCGGCAGTGTGGTGTCCGGGCGGGTCGCCTTCGCGCTGGGACTGCACGGCCCTGCGGTCACCATCGACACCGCGTGTTCCTCGTCGCTGGTGGCGATGCACCTCGCCGGGCACGCGCTGCGGCAGCGCGAATGCTCGCTGGCCCTGGCCGGTGGTGTGACGGTGATGTCGACACCGAAGGTGTTCGCCGAGTTCGCCCGGCAGGGCGGGCTCGCCCCGGACGGGCGCTGCAAGGCCTTCGGCGCGGGAGCCGACGGCACCGGCTGGTCGGAGGGCGTCGGGGTGCTCGTGCTGGAGCGGCTGTCGGACGCGCGGCGGCTCGGACACCGGGTCCTCGCGGTGCTGCGCGGTTCGGCGGTCAACTCCGACGGCGCCTCGAACGGTCTCACCGCACCCAACGGCCCCGCCCAGCAGCGAGTGATCCGGCAGGCGCTCGCGGCGGCGGCGCTGCGACCCGACGACATCGATATGGTGGAGGGCCACGGCACCGGCACCCGCCTGGGTGACCCGGTCGAAATCCAAGCCCTCCTCGACACCTACGGCCCCGGCCGGACCAGGCCCCTGTGGCTCGGCTCGGCCAAATCGAACGTAGGCCACACCCAGGCCGCCGCCGGAATGGCCGGAGTGATCAAAGCCGTCATGGCCATGAGCCACGGCACCATACCCCCCACCCTGCACGCGAAAACCCCCTCCCCCCACGTGGATTGGACCGAGGCCCCGCTCCACCTACCCACCACACCCCAACCCTGGCCCACCACCGGCCACCCCCGCCGCGCAGCCGTCTCCTCCTTCGGCATCAGCGGCACCAACGCCCACATAATCCTCGAGCAGCCCCCAGCCCACCAGCCCGCCCCGACCGGGATCCAGCCACCCGCCACCCGCCGCACCGCGGCACGTCCGGGCACGACACAGCCACACACCACCGAACAGCGCCCGACACAGCCGATCACGGTCCGCACCGAACGGCCTGCGGCGGGGCCACACATCACCGACCACGGCGCGACACGGCCGGGCATCACCGGCGAGACGGGGCCCGGGATGTCACCGCCGACCACCACACGAGGTGCGGTGGGGGCGATCACGCCGCGCGTTGCCGATCCAGGTGTGGCGCGGGCGGCCACGGTGGCGGACGGCGAAGGTGTCGGGGCGCAGGCGGGTCCGGTCGCGTGGCCGTTGTCGGGGCGGACCGAGGCGGGGTTGATCGGGCAGGCCGGTCGGTTGGCGGAGCACGTCGGGGGGCGGCCGGAGGTGGCGGCGGGCGATATCGGGTTCTCGCTGGCGACCACGCGGTCCCGGTTCGCGCGGCGGGCCGTGGTGCTGGGGCGGGACCGGGACGAGCTGATCGAGCGGCTGGGCGTGCTGGCCGCGGACGGGCGCTCGCCCGGGGTCGTGCGTGGGACGGCGCACCCGAAGGCCAAGACTGCCTTGCTGTTTCCCGGGCAAGGGTCGCAGCGGCCGGGTATGGGGCGTGAGCTGCACGCCCACTATCCGGTGTTCGCCGACGCCTTCGACGAGGTCGCCGGGCTGCTGGACCCGAAGCTGGAGCGTCCGGTGCGCGAGATCGCCTGGGCGCCCGCCGATCACCCCGACGCCGTCCTGCTGGATCGCACCGACTTCACTCAGGCCGCGCTGTTCACCGTCGAGGTCGCGCTCTACCGGCTGCTCGAATCCTGGGGCGTGGCACCGGATTTCCTGCTCGGCCATTCGATCGGCGAGGTGAGCGCGGCGTACCTGGCCGGGGTGTGGTCGCTGACCGACGCCGCGGCCCTGGTGGCCGCGCGCGGCCGGTTGATGCAGCGGCTGCCGTCCGGCGGCGCGATGCTGGCGGTCACCGCCGACGAACGCACCGCCGACGAACTCGTCGCCCCGTACGAGGGCCGGGTCGCCATCGCCGCCGTGAACGGCCCGGCGGCGCTGGTGATTTCCGGCGACGAACCCGCGATCGACGAGATCGCGTCCGCCGCCGAGGCCCGCGGCCACACCGCGAAGCGGCTCCGGGTGAGCCACGCCTTCCACTCCCCCCGCATGCGCCCGATGCTCGAGGATTTCGCCGACGTCTGCGCGGCACTGACCTACCGGCCGCCGCGACTGCCGATCATCTCCGATCTCACCGGGCTACCGGCCGATCCCGCCGCCGTGCGCACGCCGGATTACTGGGTGCGGCACGTCGCCGAGCCGGTGCGTTTCGCCGACGGCGTGCGCTGGCTCCGGGACACGGGCCGGGTCACCGTTTTCGCCGAGGTCGGCCCGGGTGCGGCACTGTCCTCACTGGTGGCGGGTGCCGACGACGACGCGGTGGTGACGCCGCTGCTGCGCCCCGACCGGCCCGAGCCGGAGGCGATCACGACCGCGGTGGCGGAGGCCTATGTCGCGGGCGCCGCGGTGGACTGGGCGGCCCTCGTCCCCGGCGCGCGCGTCGTCGACCTGCCGACGTACGCGTTCGCGCACCAACGTTTCTGGCTCGAGCACACTCCGCGCGCCGATGTCCGCGCCGCCGGGTTGACCGCCGCGGACCATCCACTGCTCGCGGCGGTCGTGGCGGCGCCCGACGGCGCGGCGACCGTCCTCACCGGCACGCTGTCCGTCCGGGACCAGCCGTGGCTGGCCGATCACCGGATCGGCGGCCAGGTGCTGGCCCCGGCAACGCTGTTCGTGGAGCTGGCATTGCGCGCTGCCGACGAGGTGGGCTCGCACGGTATCGCGGACCTGACGGTCGTGACGCCGCTCGTGCTCGCCGAGGAACCCGTGCGGGTCCAGGTGCGAGTGGAACCGCCGGGGGCCGAGGGCCGCCGCGCGTTCACAGTCCACGCCCGCGACGACAACGGACCGTGGACCACCCACGCCGAGGGCACGCTCGCCGAGGAGTCCTCGCGCGAGACGGCGCCGCGCCGCGTGGCGCAGGCCGCGGCGTGGCCACCGCCGGGAGCCGTCGCGCTCGCCCCCGAGGAGCTGTACCGGCGACTCGCGGACGCCGGACTGCGGTACGGCCCTGCCTTCCAGGGCATGCGGGAAGTGTGGCGCGACGGCTCGGATCTCTGTGCGCGCGTGGCGCTTT from Nocardia wallacei carries:
- a CDS encoding type I polyketide synthase, producing MTNPNAELTEALRAALVERDRLRRENSRLAERLDEPIAVIGMSCRFPGGVHGPDQWWEFLAAGGDGITGFPEDRGWRDDDRAERGDYPRVGGFLDTALDFDPDMFGISPREALATDPQQRLLLEASWEAIEHARLDPLALRGSQTAVFAGVMYHDYADRLGAVPERVEGHLRTGSLGSVVSGRVAFALGLHGPAVTIDTACSSSLVAMHLAGHALRQRECSLALAGGVTVMSTPKVFAEFARQGGLAPDGRCKAFGAGADGTGWSEGVGVLVLERLSDARRLGHRVLAVLRGSAVNSDGASNGLTAPNGPAQQRVIRQALAAAALRPDDIDMVEGHGTGTRLGDPVEIQALLDTYGPGRTRPLWLGSAKSNVGHTQAAAGMAGVIKAVMAMSHGTIPPTLHAKTPSPHVDWTEAPLHLPTTPQPWPTTGHPRRAAVSSFGISGTNAHIILEQPPAHQPAPTGIQPPATRRTAARPGTTQPHTTEQRPTQPITVRTERPAAGPHITDHGATRPGITGETGPGMSPPTTTRGAVGAITPRVADPGVARAATVADGEGVGAQAGPVAWPLSGRTEAGLIGQAGRLAEHVGGRPEVAAGDIGFSLATTRSRFARRAVVLGRDRDELIERLGVLAADGRSPGVVRGTAHPKAKTALLFPGQGSQRPGMGRELHAHYPVFADAFDEVAGLLDPKLERPVREIAWAPADHPDAVLLDRTDFTQAALFTVEVALYRLLESWGVAPDFLLGHSIGEVSAAYLAGVWSLTDAAALVAARGRLMQRLPSGGAMLAVTADERTADELVAPYEGRVAIAAVNGPAALVISGDEPAIDEIASAAEARGHTAKRLRVSHAFHSPRMRPMLEDFADVCAALTYRPPRLPIISDLTGLPADPAAVRTPDYWVRHVAEPVRFADGVRWLRDTGRVTVFAEVGPGAALSSLVAGADDDAVVTPLLRPDRPEPEAITTAVAEAYVAGAAVDWAALVPGARVVDLPTYAFAHQRFWLEHTPRADVRAAGLTAADHPLLAAVVAAPDGAATVLTGTLSVRDQPWLADHRIGGQVLAPATLFVELALRAADEVGSHGIADLTVVTPLVLAEEPVRVQVRVEPPGAEGRRAFTVHARDDNGPWTTHAEGTLAEESSRETAPRRVAQAAAWPPPGAVALAPEELYRRLADAGLRYGPAFQGMREVWRDGSDLCARVALSENIDTGRFGLHPALLDAALHALVALADAAVPATGPRDGLGGDARVRLPFSWRGIELPARGATELRVRLCTPAPDRITLSATDPAGAPVITVDSLELRQAPAVSVTPAGPPLYAVHWGPASEPSGDPLPVEVRLAGTDRPPASSAADGNSARAQPGVIVLPADADSAEPVAATVRNHVAHTLARMQRLLVDEPDTTLVVLTHGAVATDPARERPDLAGAAVWGLVRSAQAEYPDRIVLLDADGAAPAVLGTTQLTPLIARVLATGEPQLAVRDGGLLVPRLSRLAAPAGPDLLRGDPWRLVVTEPGTLDTVTLRPAAETPKPLAPHQVRVAMRAAGVNFRDILIGLGMYPDPNAVLGGEGAGTVLEVGSRVTAFAPGDRVMGLFDGIGSTVTTDHRLVARIPDGWTYAQAAAVPVVFLTAYYALADLAGLRAGESVLVHAAAGGVGTAATQLARHWGAEVFATASPGKWQVLRERGLDADHLANSRTLEFEQHFRTVTDGRGMDVVLDSLAGDFVDASLRLLPRGGRFVEMGVTDVRDPETVAERHPGVSYHSFLISEVDPDRIRAMLTDLVTLFDRRVLTPPPITGWDVRDAVTALRHVGQARHIGKVVLTCPRPLDPAGTVLITGGTGMIGAAVARHLVSHYGIRRLLLTSRAGENAPGAMELAKELTAGDAHVEIVACDVTDRAAVAQLLRRFRAPHPLTAVVHAAGTVDDALFAGQSPEKLARVLRPKVDAAWHLHELTRAQDLAAFVVFSSAAGVLGTPGQANYAAANGFLDALASVRQHDGLPGSSLAWGLWAEQSAVSAHLGARDRARMERGGFRTLTTAQALGLFDAAMRSSLPVTVPIRLDTAAVTDPPPLLRGLVRRRRAAATAAPEPADFAARLAGHTVEEQHRLLLELLARHVAAVLDHDPGRAFDGHRRFADLGFDSLTTVELRNQLRRSTGVTISPTAIFDYPTPAALAEHLRGRMDPPTAAAGNLVADLERDLDRVAESDIPRADLERLAAKLAAALHRHQPDATVDLIEIAGDDEIFDLIDRRSDGLRT